The following proteins are co-located in the Hypomesus transpacificus isolate Combined female chromosome 23, fHypTra1, whole genome shotgun sequence genome:
- the creb1b gene encoding cyclic AMP-responsive element-binding protein 1b isoform X1, with amino-acid sequence MTMESAAEAQQGVETAVSETGQQIAQTQIATLTQDYLSALQVSMAAGHATSSGPTVTLVQLPNGQTVQVHGVIQAAQPSVIQSPQVQTVQISTIAESEDSQESVDSVTDSQKRREILSRRPSYRKILNDLSSDAPGVPRIEEEKSEEDTVAPSITTVTMPTPIYQTSSGQYIAITQGGAIQLANNGTDGVQGLQTLTMTNAAGGQTGTTILQYAQTSDGQQILVPSNQVVVQAASGDMQAYQIRAAPASTIAPSVVMASSPTLPSQGGTVEVTRKREVRLMKNREAARECRRKKKEYVKCLENRVAVLENQNKTLIEELKALKDLYCHKTE; translated from the exons ATGACCATGGAGTCGGCAGCAGAGGCTCAGCAGGGGGTGGAGACTGCTGTGTCTGAGACTGGTCAGCAGATTGCCCAGACCCAGATTGCTACCCTGACACAG GATTACTTGTCTGCCTTGCAGGTGTCCATGGCAGCCGGTCACGCCACATCCAGCGGTCCCACGGTAACGCTGGTGCAGCTGCCCAACGGACAAACGGTGCAGGTGCATGGGGTCATTCAGGCCGCCCAGCCCTCCGTCATCCAGTCACCCCAAGTGCAGACTGTCCAG atctCCACCATTGCAGAGAGCGAGGACTCCCAGGAGTCAGTGGACAGTGTGACGGACTCTCAAAAACGCAGAGAGATTCTGTCACGACGCCCGTCATATAG GAAGATCCTGAACGATCTCTCGTCAGATGCCCCGGGTGTGCCCAGAATTGAGGAGGAAAAGTCAGAGGAAGACACAGTTGCGCCTTCCATCACCACGGTTACTATGCCCACGCCCATCTATCAGACCAGCAGTGGCCAATACA TCGCCATCACCCAGGGCGGGGCTATCCAGCTGGCCAATAACGGTACAGACGGGGTCCAAGGGCTCCAGACCCTGACCATGACCAACGCTGCAGGAGGCCAGACCGGCACCACCATCCTGCAGTACGCCCAGACCAGCGATGGACAGCAGATCCTGGTGCCCAGTAACCAAGTGGTGGTGCAAG CTGCCTCAGGAGACATGCAGGCCTACCAGATCCGTGCGGCTCCCGCCAGCACCATCGCCCCCAGTGTGGTCAtggcctcctcccccaccctgcccagcCAGGGGGGCACAGTGGAGGTCACCCGCAAGAGGGAAGTCCGTCTCATGAAGAACAG GGAGGCAGCTCGGGAGTGtcgcaggaagaagaaggagtaCGTCAAGTGTCTGGAGAACCGAGTGGCTGTTCTGGAGAACCAGAATAAAACCCTCATTGAGGAACTCAAAGCACTTAAAGACCTGTACTGTCATAAGACTGAGTAG
- the creb1b gene encoding cyclic AMP-responsive element-binding protein 1b isoform X2: MTMESAAEAQQGVETAVSETGQQIAQTQIATLTQVSMAAGHATSSGPTVTLVQLPNGQTVQVHGVIQAAQPSVIQSPQVQTVQISTIAESEDSQESVDSVTDSQKRREILSRRPSYRKILNDLSSDAPGVPRIEEEKSEEDTVAPSITTVTMPTPIYQTSSGQYIAITQGGAIQLANNGTDGVQGLQTLTMTNAAGGQTGTTILQYAQTSDGQQILVPSNQVVVQAASGDMQAYQIRAAPASTIAPSVVMASSPTLPSQGGTVEVTRKREVRLMKNREAARECRRKKKEYVKCLENRVAVLENQNKTLIEELKALKDLYCHKTE; the protein is encoded by the exons ATGACCATGGAGTCGGCAGCAGAGGCTCAGCAGGGGGTGGAGACTGCTGTGTCTGAGACTGGTCAGCAGATTGCCCAGACCCAGATTGCTACCCTGACACAG GTGTCCATGGCAGCCGGTCACGCCACATCCAGCGGTCCCACGGTAACGCTGGTGCAGCTGCCCAACGGACAAACGGTGCAGGTGCATGGGGTCATTCAGGCCGCCCAGCCCTCCGTCATCCAGTCACCCCAAGTGCAGACTGTCCAG atctCCACCATTGCAGAGAGCGAGGACTCCCAGGAGTCAGTGGACAGTGTGACGGACTCTCAAAAACGCAGAGAGATTCTGTCACGACGCCCGTCATATAG GAAGATCCTGAACGATCTCTCGTCAGATGCCCCGGGTGTGCCCAGAATTGAGGAGGAAAAGTCAGAGGAAGACACAGTTGCGCCTTCCATCACCACGGTTACTATGCCCACGCCCATCTATCAGACCAGCAGTGGCCAATACA TCGCCATCACCCAGGGCGGGGCTATCCAGCTGGCCAATAACGGTACAGACGGGGTCCAAGGGCTCCAGACCCTGACCATGACCAACGCTGCAGGAGGCCAGACCGGCACCACCATCCTGCAGTACGCCCAGACCAGCGATGGACAGCAGATCCTGGTGCCCAGTAACCAAGTGGTGGTGCAAG CTGCCTCAGGAGACATGCAGGCCTACCAGATCCGTGCGGCTCCCGCCAGCACCATCGCCCCCAGTGTGGTCAtggcctcctcccccaccctgcccagcCAGGGGGGCACAGTGGAGGTCACCCGCAAGAGGGAAGTCCGTCTCATGAAGAACAG GGAGGCAGCTCGGGAGTGtcgcaggaagaagaaggagtaCGTCAAGTGTCTGGAGAACCGAGTGGCTGTTCTGGAGAACCAGAATAAAACCCTCATTGAGGAACTCAAAGCACTTAAAGACCTGTACTGTCATAAGACTGAGTAG